The sequence AATTATTTTATAGGGGAGGAACCTAAGGTACCTTCCAAGTACCATAACACTTCTCTTGAAAATTTGCTATAACAATAGAACCAACAAATGTAAATGCATAGGAATTGCCCTCATCAGGGTTGTCTAGATTACTCAAGATTATAAATTCTTCAGACAATAGAACCAACAAAGAAATATCAATATGGTAGTATTTATAGTAATCCATGAAATAAGTTGTTTACCTGTTGTTAGGTCACGATTGGTTCCCATTGCTACAGTTACTCTCTTCCCTGGTTCCAGTATTTGCTCAACTAGAACATTCTACATAATCATGATGAACTAGAATCAGTATAAATCCATTGCATCGAAGTGTTcatttattttatataaattatataaagTCATTTAAGTGCAGATGAGATAATATACATTGTGAAATCTTGTTTTATCTATAAATGATAAATTGAGACCAGTCGGAATCTTAGGGTTGTTTTGCCTAGCTTCAGCATATGTCTTAAAAAGCATTAATGGGACTAGAGAAAAGAACCACCTAACCAAAGCAGGATATATTTagggttagttggatccatgccactacaatttcttgaagttggatttcatgttgaaatccatgccattgagtggcatgattttgaacatgaaacccaatttcacggagttgtggtggcatttTAAGGGTTTGCTCAGTTTATATATTCCCATAGGTTGTCAGGTCTGATAGTCTCCTCACTTAAAAGTGGCCTAAGCTCATAAACAACCCTGGAACAAGATGAGACGCAATTACTACAAGCCTCTTTTTGGGACATTAAGAAATACAATATTACGTTGATCAATTAGTTCCTCACTTGATTCAAGTTGCTTCAAAGCATAAGTAAAGACCAATATACACTTTCCACTTTTTCCATGGTAAAATGTTGCTGCCTATTTTTTCCACGGTAACATGTTGCTGCCTATTTTTTTCCACGGTAACATGTTGCTGCCTTAGAAATTTGGAACACTCTAATTTACTGAAGATATGCATTATCAAGTAGAACACATGGTGTTTTATAGACTGTTATGTCAAgtataaaaatatttacttaCATTGCAACCAATTGCTATTGCAAAAGTTAAACCCATCCTTACTATAAGCTACAAGGATGATGCAAACCACGAATACACATCGACTTCTATCATAATCTATCTCAAACATAGCCCAGTTCAAAAACAATTAAGAACTGAATAGGTATTTTAATAATCTTAACCTCATCAACCCAACAAATAGCATTTCAATGGACCATTTGCATCAGATTTTGCTAGCATAGTTTTATTAGATGCAGGGATCCAGCCATCTAGGGTTGCACAAAAGCTTATTCAGCATATCTTCTAACACAGCAAAAATCTTTCCCCAGACAACTGTTGTGGAGAACATGAAAAGGACGCTAAAAGGACCATACATACCTTGCTTAATCCCACATCAACAAGGGTCCCCTTTGAGCGATCACCCTCCAATGTTACACCTGTTTAAATTCAGTAACATGTAAGCATCTGTTGAACCAAAAATGCCAAAATGTGTGATAGCTCAAGATTATCCAACATGAATTAGTTGGATATGATGATAAATAAGTGGAACAAACACTTTATGCTAGCAGAGATACATAGTGCAATGTAATACACCCAATTAGATGCAAAGACATTCAATTTGGACACCAAATCAACATGAGAAAATCCTAATACATATGCTACATGCCGTCTAAGTATACCATTTAAAATTCAACCTCATACTCCAAATAAGTtccaagaaacacaaagatggTAGGTTTTTTGCGAACAGTAATAATTATCTTTTTCTCGAGGGAGACCAGTTAAGGCATTTAACTCCAGGGGTCACTGAAACTCCACTCGGGTTTGAAGCAAGGCACCTTCTTAGTTAGAACAAAACTGAAGgaaagacccccccccccccccttcgtaTTTATCAGTACGTAGTAAGTTATATACAATTGCTCCTATATATTTTAAATGTTAATTCAGTGTAACCAAATTCTTTTGCACTTCTCCAGCTAATTGTACATTTGAATTACATATCTCCCCACCATACTACTAATAGTCAGTCTACTTTCAACAGTTTAGCAGTGTCAAAAAGATCCCACCCTTCAAGTGTCTCCTTTGAACAAATAGGATATACGAAAGGGAACACCCCTTGGCACCACCATATTGACATACCAACACAGTTTGATTAGCCCTTCAAATGCCAGAACTGAAATGATACCAAATGAATGAAGATGTGCAAGCTGTACATGACCATAATTTAATTTAGAAAATACACATTTATGGTCAGTGTCCAAGAAGCATAAAAGATTTAGCGCATCATTCCAAATGTTCAGCATGCCTTGTGAGTTTAGCAATTAAAAATTGAAACCAACAGTATCAGGAGAGATGTCACCTTCACGAAACTTGGACCATTCGTGCTTGCGCACATGGTGTGGCGCATCGAGTGGAGGAAGCAATCCCTGCCAGAAATAGCACAGCGTAATTAGCACCAGCAGAAATCATCATTCATCAAATGCCAACAAAACAACATTGCTTGACATCTCACCGCAAACTTCAGGTTCTTGTGCATTGGGAAAAGGCGCCGGCGTAGGTACTGCGGTGTCTCCAGATACTCCAATATCCGAACAAGGAAACGTGCGCCGCTCTCTTCACGATCACCCGTGCCGCGATTCTCTGAAGCGAGAGTGCTGTCAAAGACGACAACCTCATCTATGCGGAAGACGGTTGCGGCGCGGGCAATCTGGCCAGCTAGCTGAAACAGGAGAGATGCCCTTTTAAGCTTTGGTGCTGCGAGAATCATAATCACTGGTCCACCATAATAGGTAGGGGTACGGACCATGGTGGCAAGCTCGAGGGATTGGGCGTTGTCGATGATGGAGCCGGCAACAGCGATGCTCACAGTCGGCTTCAGCCTCTTCGGCTTCTCCACCCACTCACCTCCAtccttcctctgcttcttcttcttgtgggGTGTGCCTTCCTCAGCTGCTGCAGCGCTGCAGTCATCCTTAATGGCATCCATGCGCTTCTTCCTTTTCTGCTTCTTGTCCTTGTGTCGTGCCTTCCCGGCAGCGGCTGCCTCGCTGTTGGCAGGGTTCATGGCGGCGGATAGGGAGGAATATGGGTA comes from Panicum virgatum strain AP13 chromosome 4K, P.virgatum_v5, whole genome shotgun sequence and encodes:
- the LOC120704114 gene encoding putative methyltransferase C9orf114 isoform X2, producing MNPANSEAAAAGKARHKDKKQKRKKRMDAIKDDCSAAAAEEGTPHKKKKQRKDGGEWVEKPKRLKPTVSIAVAGSIIDNAQSLELATMLAGQIARAATVFRIDEVVVFDSTLASENRGTGDREESGARFLVRILEYLETPQYLRRRLFPMHKNLKFAGLLPPLDAPHHVRKHEWSKFREGVTLEGDRSKGTLVDVGLSKNVLVEQILEPGKRVTVAMGTNRDLTTACVRKVVPPSTPREEMGSYWGYKVRYASSLSGVFKNSPYKEEYDHVIGTSEHGQIINSSELTLPSFRHLLIAFGGLAGLEESIEEDTNLKGKHANDVFTSYLNTRPNQGSRTIRTEPTFPRRPFSFPSNTSKIPSDE
- the LOC120704114 gene encoding putative methyltransferase C9orf114 homolog isoform X1, which gives rise to MNPANSEAAAAGKARHKDKKQKRKKRMDAIKDDCSAAAAEEGTPHKKKKQRKDGGEWVEKPKRLKPTVSIAVAGSIIDNAQSLELATMLAGQIARAATVFRIDEVVVFDSTLASENRGTGDREESGARFLVRILEYLETPQYLRRRLFPMHKNLKFAGLLPPLDAPHHVRKHEWSKFREGVTLEGDRSKGTLVDVGLSKNVLVEQILEPGKRVTVAMGTNRDLTTACVRKVVPPSTPREEMGSYWGYKVRYASSLSGVFKNSPYKEEYDHVIGTSEHGQIINSSELTLPSFRHLLIAFGGLAGLEESIEEDTNLKGKHANDVFTSYLNTRPNQGSRTIRTEEAILISLQYFQDPIRRVEQQL